The window GTTATACCCCGCTATAGCTCCTCTATAGCTGATTTGAAGGCCCGCCGCTATTtttcatagcccgctatttaaatcATTGGTTTCGGTACGTAGTATCTTCGATCTGTGCGCATACCTTCTTTTTCTAATTGGGCTGCACCTTTCCATTAATTGCTCAATAAAAATAGCATACTACTCCCTCCATACCAGAATATAAGACGTTTTtagttcaaataaaattgcaaaaacatcttatattttggtgCAGAGGTCGAACAAAGATAAAAGTGAAACGGaggaaacactcttatattatgagatggagggagtaggtCATTACACGACCCAAACAAAGATAAAAGTGAGAGGGTAGAGAGGGGGAGCGAGTTGGGGCATATATATAGAAGAGAAGGAAACCCCGATCTATGCATACCTGAGAGCGAGTAGTGGGTGTCGCCCTGCATCTGGACTTTCTGATAGACGCTGTGG is drawn from Triticum dicoccoides isolate Atlit2015 ecotype Zavitan unplaced genomic scaffold, WEW_v2.0 scaffold220424, whole genome shotgun sequence and contains these coding sequences:
- the LOC119345270 gene encoding uncharacterized protein LOC119345270; the encoded protein is MVQSVEYDHTASIECLRDPMKPLYKGGIIQNSEFNNGLMGWSTYRNIKAGVGKSASGNRFAVVQGAISSLFSAAGDAAALQSHSVYQKVQMQGDTHYSLSGMHRSGFPSLLYICPNSLPLSTLSLLSLFGSCNDLLPPSHNIRVFPPFHFYLCSTSAPKYKMFLQFYLN